Proteins co-encoded in one Pocillopora verrucosa isolate sample1 chromosome 1, ASM3666991v2, whole genome shotgun sequence genomic window:
- the LOC131781605 gene encoding adenosine receptor A2b-like isoform X2 yields the protein MAVNSTSNGNQTSNQDVSCAIRLYGLQQKTFIIALVIMISITAFAGNILIVVALKRVYSLHPPSKLLFRCLASTDLGVGLLAGPLFITYLMSQGHLRKCESLRTIFYCLAALLGEVSMLTLTSISVDRLLALLLGLRYRQKVTKRRVQVTLVLLWLLSSVITTTFIYNSFLIHITLSTTELVCVAVSTYCFVKIYVKIRQHQIQIHLREQVHQDQAFNFARYKKIVSGLVWVQITVVACYVPHAIVQAVYAFKKATTPFLDFIWDITIAMVLFNSAVNPFLYYWKVNEVRQAVKETIRAFFC from the coding sequence ATGGCTGTCAACTCAACTTCAAATGGAAACCAAACGAGTAATCAGGACGTCTCCTGCGCAATTCGCCTTTATGGATTGCAACAAAAAACTTTCATCATTGCATTAGTTATCATGATTTCTATCACTGCTTTTGCAGGTAACATTTTAATAGTTGTTGCGCTAAAAAGGGTGTATTCTCTTCATCCTCCGTCAAAACTTCTCTTTCGATGCCTTGCTAGTACTGATCTTGGAGTTGGCCTACTTGCAGGGCCGCTTTTTATTACCTATTTAATGTCTCAAGGGCACTTAAGGAAGTGCGAAAGTCTGAGAACCATTTTTTATTGCCTCGCAGCATTGCTCGGGGAAGTATCGATGTTAACATTGACATCAATAAGTGTAGACAGACTTTTAGCTCTGTTATTGGGACTTCGATACCGACAGAAAGTGACTAAGAGACGAGTACAGGTTACCCTGGTCTTGTTATGGCTTCTTAGCTCTGTAATTACAACGACCTTCATTTACAACTCATTCCTCATTCACATCACCCTTTCTACAACTGAGCTTGTCTGTGTGGCCGTCTCGACGTACTGTTTCGTGAAGATCTACGTGAAAATTCGCCAACATCAAATTCAAATACATCTGCGAGAGCAAGTTCATCAAGACCAGGCTTTCAACTTTGCTCGATACAAAAAGATAGTTTCGGGATTAGTATGGGTTCAAATAACAGTGGTGGCTTGTTATGTACCACATGCAATAGTTCAAGCAGTATATGCTTTTAAAAAAGCAACCACGCCATTCTTAGACTTTATTTGGGATATAACCATAGCAATGGTCCTCTTCAACTCGGCTGTGAATCCTTTTCTTTACTACTGGAAAGTTAATGAGGTAAGACAAGCGGTGAAGGAAACAATCAGGGCGTTTTTTTGTTAA